In one Pseudodesulfovibrio tunisiensis genomic region, the following are encoded:
- a CDS encoding branched-chain amino acid ABC transporter substrate-binding protein: protein MKRILFFTCAFALAASVAFAGDVLKLGSMGPLTGPYAADGNDIKKGALTAIEVIKDDGGLPGFDDITLSPQDTACDPRQAVSAANKLINEEVRAVIGAYCSSATLPASEPLNEEDIIMLTPGSTNEKVTERGLPYMFRVCGRDDDQSKIAIRFMVDYLKGKTIYLVDDKTAYSQGLADNVEKGCPAAGIEVLGHDHVNQGDKDFSAVLTKVKAANPDVFYVSLQNSATGALLVIQARRMGIDAKFLAQDAVYHPQLMSIAKQAAEGMYLTFGYQDTSAPAYKKFLARYKPKYGDPGAYSAYAYDSAMSYLLAVKKAGTTDPEKVREALLSLDYEGASKRIRFKENGDSGSNYIIRVVKDGEFRNFWNPATGELY from the coding sequence ATGAAACGGATTCTTTTCTTCACCTGCGCCTTTGCGCTGGCGGCTTCGGTCGCCTTTGCCGGAGACGTGCTGAAACTCGGTTCCATGGGGCCGCTGACCGGGCCGTACGCTGCTGACGGCAACGACATCAAGAAGGGCGCGCTCACCGCCATCGAGGTGATCAAGGATGACGGAGGCCTGCCCGGATTCGATGACATCACCCTGTCCCCGCAGGATACGGCGTGCGATCCGCGTCAGGCCGTGAGCGCGGCCAACAAGCTGATCAACGAGGAAGTCAGGGCCGTGATCGGCGCATACTGCTCCAGCGCCACGCTTCCGGCCTCCGAGCCCCTGAACGAGGAAGACATCATCATGCTCACCCCGGGCTCCACCAACGAGAAGGTCACGGAGCGCGGCCTGCCCTACATGTTCCGCGTGTGCGGCAGGGATGACGACCAGTCCAAGATCGCCATCAGGTTCATGGTGGACTATCTCAAGGGCAAGACCATCTATCTGGTGGACGACAAGACCGCGTATTCGCAGGGGCTGGCCGACAACGTGGAAAAGGGCTGTCCGGCTGCGGGCATCGAGGTGCTGGGGCATGACCACGTGAATCAGGGCGACAAGGATTTTTCCGCCGTGCTGACCAAGGTCAAGGCCGCGAATCCCGATGTGTTCTATGTCAGTCTCCAGAACTCGGCCACGGGCGCGCTGCTCGTGATTCAGGCCAGGCGCATGGGCATCGACGCGAAGTTTCTGGCGCAGGATGCGGTGTACCATCCCCAGCTCATGAGCATTGCCAAGCAGGCTGCCGAGGGCATGTACCTGACTTTCGGGTATCAGGACACCTCGGCCCCGGCCTACAAAAAGTTTCTGGCCAGATACAAGCCGAAGTACGGCGATCCCGGCGCGTATTCCGCCTATGCCTACGACTCGGCCATGTCCTATCTGCTGGCCGTGAAAAAGGCCGGAACCACGGACCCGGAAAAGGTGCGCGAAGCCCTGCTGAGCCTCGATTACGAAGGCGCGTCCAAGCGCATCCGGTTCAAGGAGAACGGCGATTCCGGCTCCAACTACATCATCCGCGTGGTCAAGGACGGGGAATTCCGGAACTTCTGGAATCCCGCCACGGGCGAACTCTACTAG
- a CDS encoding ABC transporter ATP-binding protein, protein MANLALDDVCVRFGGLQALTDVNFTVREGEIVGLIGPNGAGKTTVFNVITGVYAAWSGSVSYDDTVITGLRPYQVLAMGIARTFQNIRLFQNMTALENCMVAQHSRSRTGVLGAVLRTKAQQREEERIRAKSQEALEFMGLDDMADTVASNMPYGHQRRLEIARALASEPHTVLLDEPAAGLNPAESLELMKDIGRIAGLGINVLMVEHDMKVVMGICSRIVVLDHGVMIAEGLPEEIRKDPAVIEAYLGQ, encoded by the coding sequence ATGGCAAATCTCGCACTTGATGATGTCTGCGTGCGTTTCGGAGGGCTTCAGGCGCTCACGGACGTCAATTTTACGGTCAGGGAAGGCGAAATCGTGGGGCTGATCGGTCCGAACGGGGCCGGAAAGACCACGGTGTTCAATGTGATCACCGGGGTTTATGCCGCATGGTCGGGTTCGGTTTCCTACGACGACACGGTCATCACCGGGCTTCGGCCCTATCAGGTGCTGGCCATGGGCATTGCCCGCACGTTTCAGAACATCCGGCTGTTTCAGAACATGACGGCGCTGGAAAACTGCATGGTGGCGCAGCACAGCCGCTCCCGGACTGGCGTATTGGGGGCGGTCCTGCGCACCAAGGCGCAGCAGCGCGAAGAGGAGAGGATTCGGGCGAAATCGCAGGAGGCGCTGGAATTCATGGGGCTGGACGACATGGCCGACACGGTCGCGTCCAACATGCCCTACGGACATCAGCGGCGGCTGGAGATTGCCCGGGCCCTGGCCTCGGAGCCGCACACCGTGCTGCTGGACGAACCTGCCGCCGGGTTGAACCCGGCCGAGAGTCTGGAACTGATGAAGGATATTGGCCGCATCGCCGGGCTGGGGATCAACGTGCTCATGGTGGAGCACGACATGAAGGTCGTGATGGGCATATGCAGCCGGATCGTGGTCCTGGACCACGGGGTCATGATCGCCGAGGGACTGCCCGAGGAAATCCGGAAGGATCCGGCGGTGATCGAGGCATATCTCGGCCAGTAG
- a CDS encoding peptidylprolyl isomerase, with product MLEKMRQNASGWIVKILFGIIIVVFVFAFGMSSFDNSGDPILAYVDDEPITRLEFEENFQRTAENVRRGNPNITPAQLQSPEFKRMVLDELVTSRLLQGEAKSLGIGVSEKELFAAITREPAFWNAKGEFDRSIYTAKLHQLRMNPAQFEAMFKQDMIATKLRRYVARAAEVAPEQARQRFDWAAMRAVVDYVEFKPESYAAKVKPTDEDVLAFYEKRQDVFTVPARANFKYIAFTPDALAPFQKVTDQEIEAFYKANLESLKEKEQVKARHILIAVDEDASDAKVAEAKKKIESVLKQARAGKDFGKLAAKYSEGPSAPSGGDLGWFGKGMMVRKFEKAAFKLGKNQISNPVRTRFGWHIIKVEDRKEAGVPTLAEVRDKVRRDVAEEKAAEKISDLLDAAMDRLVSGMDIQQVATELDLVARTTPELPEADLQKSFGLTPEAAQVLFDLPDGKAHNTPLSINGGYLLAAKVKSVPSTVLPLEKVKDSVLKAVTAEQAMSLAQKDAEAMLAKLSGADADAAAKEYASRIRTSEPFSRQGFIPGLGMNPKLAEAALAAQAGSWLGTPFQMQTGVVIVRLNKTILPTDDEWKQAEPSLMASANQAMQMELLNAYMTELRAKADINIVRPDLLN from the coding sequence ATGCTAGAGAAAATGCGCCAGAACGCATCGGGGTGGATCGTCAAGATTCTCTTCGGGATAATCATCGTCGTGTTTGTTTTTGCCTTCGGCATGAGCAGCTTCGACAACAGCGGCGACCCGATCCTCGCATACGTGGATGACGAACCCATCACTCGCCTGGAATTCGAGGAGAACTTTCAGCGTACCGCGGAAAACGTGCGCCGAGGCAATCCGAACATCACTCCGGCACAGTTGCAGAGCCCGGAGTTCAAGCGCATGGTGCTCGATGAACTGGTGACTTCCCGGCTGCTTCAGGGCGAGGCCAAAAGCCTCGGCATCGGCGTTTCCGAGAAGGAACTGTTCGCGGCCATCACCCGCGAGCCCGCGTTCTGGAACGCCAAGGGCGAGTTCGATCGCAGCATCTACACCGCCAAGCTCCATCAGCTTCGCATGAATCCCGCCCAGTTCGAGGCCATGTTCAAGCAGGACATGATCGCCACCAAGCTGCGCAGGTACGTTGCCCGGGCCGCGGAAGTCGCGCCCGAACAGGCCCGCCAGCGGTTCGACTGGGCCGCCATGCGCGCCGTGGTGGATTACGTCGAGTTCAAGCCCGAAAGCTATGCCGCCAAGGTCAAGCCCACTGATGAAGACGTGCTCGCCTTCTATGAAAAGCGTCAGGACGTGTTCACTGTCCCGGCGCGCGCGAACTTCAAATACATTGCCTTCACCCCCGATGCCCTGGCTCCGTTCCAGAAGGTCACGGATCAGGAAATCGAGGCCTTTTACAAGGCCAACCTCGAGTCGCTCAAGGAAAAGGAACAGGTCAAGGCCCGGCATATCCTCATCGCTGTTGACGAGGATGCCTCCGACGCCAAGGTCGCCGAGGCCAAAAAGAAGATCGAGTCCGTGCTGAAGCAGGCACGGGCAGGCAAGGATTTCGGCAAGCTGGCCGCCAAGTACTCCGAAGGTCCGAGCGCGCCGTCCGGCGGCGATCTGGGCTGGTTCGGCAAGGGCATGATGGTCCGCAAGTTCGAAAAGGCCGCGTTCAAACTCGGGAAGAACCAGATCAGCAACCCGGTTCGGACCCGTTTCGGCTGGCACATCATCAAGGTCGAGGATCGCAAGGAAGCCGGGGTGCCCACTCTGGCCGAAGTCCGCGACAAGGTGCGCCGCGACGTGGCCGAGGAAAAGGCTGCGGAAAAGATATCCGATCTGCTCGATGCCGCCATGGACCGTCTCGTGTCCGGCATGGACATCCAGCAGGTGGCAACCGAACTCGACCTCGTGGCCCGGACCACTCCGGAACTGCCCGAGGCCGACCTCCAGAAGTCCTTCGGGCTGACTCCGGAAGCCGCGCAGGTGCTGTTCGATCTGCCCGATGGCAAGGCGCACAACACCCCGCTGTCCATCAACGGCGGCTATCTGCTCGCCGCCAAGGTCAAGTCCGTGCCTTCCACGGTCCTGCCTCTGGAAAAGGTCAAGGACTCCGTGCTCAAGGCCGTGACCGCAGAACAGGCCATGTCGTTGGCCCAGAAGGATGCGGAAGCCATGCTGGCCAAGCTCTCCGGTGCGGATGCCGATGCCGCCGCCAAGGAATACGCAAGTCGGATCAGGACTTCCGAGCCGTTTTCCCGGCAGGGTTTCATCCCCGGCCTCGGCATGAACCCCAAGCTTGCCGAAGCCGCGCTCGCCGCGCAGGCCGGAAGCTGGCTGGGTACCCCCTTCCAGATGCAGACCGGCGTTGTCATCGTGCGTCTGAACAAGACCATCCTGCCTACCGATGACGAATGGAAGCAGGCCGAGCCTTCGCTCATGGCTTCCGCCAATCAGGCCATGCAGATGGAACTGCTCAATGCCTACATGACCGAACTGCGCGCCAAGGCCGACATCAACATCGTTCGGCCCGATCTGCTCAACTAG
- a CDS encoding aconitate hydratase: MGRSITHKIIEQHRVSGSMTPGEEVGLRIDQTLTQDATGTMAWLQFEAIGLDRVRTDLSVSYVDHNTLQMGFRNPDDHRYLRTVAEKYGAVFSPPGTGICHQLHLENFAKPGATLIGSDSHTPTAGGIGALAMGAGGLSVALGMAGEPYFIPMPKVVKVHLTGELTGWAAGKDVILKLLGMLTVKGGVGKVFEYGGPGVASLSVPDRATITNMGAELGATTSVFPSDGRTREFLEKMGRPQDFTELLADEDAEYDEIVEIDLSELEPMVAQPHMPDLVVPVRELAGLKIDQCAIGSCTNSSYSDLKSTALILAGHRVPASTDVLISPGSKQVVKMLARENLIEPLLDAGARMLECTCGPCIGMGGSPNSAGVSVRTFNRNFEGRSGTQDARIYLASAQTAARLALDGEFTDPATWGEAPARVELPDDVPSIRSLFLFPPESGAETEILRGPNIVALEKFEALPETIEADVLLKVGDNITTDHILPAGPQITALRSNIPAISEYIFSRVDQEFVGRIKAAGKGVILGGENYGQGSSREHAALGPRHLGVKAVLVKSLARIHRANLINFGILPLLLVDPSDYDRLEQGSGLTIPASAIEPGGVVDILVNTGESIQATNDLTKKELAIIQSGGLLNAVRQGRDQ, translated from the coding sequence ATGGGACGCAGCATCACCCATAAGATCATTGAACAGCATCGTGTCTCGGGCAGCATGACGCCCGGGGAGGAAGTCGGCCTCAGAATCGACCAGACCCTGACGCAGGACGCCACTGGCACCATGGCCTGGCTCCAGTTCGAGGCCATCGGCCTTGATCGGGTCCGCACCGACCTGTCCGTGAGCTATGTCGACCACAACACCCTGCAGATGGGCTTTCGCAACCCGGACGACCATCGCTATCTGCGCACCGTGGCCGAAAAATACGGCGCGGTCTTTTCGCCTCCGGGCACCGGCATCTGTCATCAGTTGCATCTGGAAAATTTCGCCAAGCCCGGCGCGACCCTGATCGGGTCGGATTCCCACACTCCCACGGCTGGCGGCATCGGTGCGCTCGCCATGGGCGCGGGCGGACTGTCCGTGGCTCTGGGCATGGCCGGGGAACCCTATTTCATCCCCATGCCCAAGGTGGTCAAGGTCCATCTGACCGGCGAACTCACTGGCTGGGCAGCGGGCAAGGACGTGATCCTGAAGCTGCTCGGCATGCTCACGGTCAAGGGCGGCGTGGGCAAGGTCTTCGAATACGGCGGCCCGGGCGTGGCCTCGCTGTCCGTGCCGGATCGCGCCACCATAACCAACATGGGCGCGGAACTGGGCGCCACCACGTCGGTGTTCCCCAGTGACGGGCGCACCCGCGAGTTTCTGGAAAAGATGGGACGGCCGCAGGATTTCACCGAACTGCTGGCCGACGAGGACGCGGAATACGACGAGATCGTGGAAATCGATCTGTCCGAACTGGAGCCCATGGTGGCCCAGCCGCACATGCCGGACCTTGTCGTGCCCGTGCGCGAACTGGCCGGGTTGAAGATCGACCAGTGCGCCATCGGTTCCTGCACCAATTCCTCGTACTCGGACCTCAAGTCCACGGCCCTGATCCTGGCCGGTCATCGGGTGCCCGCATCCACGGACGTGCTCATCTCCCCCGGCTCCAAGCAGGTGGTCAAGATGCTGGCGCGCGAAAACCTGATCGAGCCGCTGCTCGACGCCGGGGCGCGCATGCTGGAATGCACCTGCGGCCCGTGCATCGGCATGGGTGGCTCGCCCAACAGCGCAGGCGTGTCCGTGCGCACCTTCAATCGCAATTTCGAGGGCCGCAGCGGCACGCAGGATGCGCGCATCTATCTGGCCTCGGCCCAGACCGCGGCCCGGCTTGCCCTTGACGGCGAGTTCACGGACCCGGCCACATGGGGCGAGGCTCCGGCGCGTGTGGAACTGCCCGACGATGTGCCCTCCATTCGCAGCCTGTTTCTGTTCCCGCCCGAATCCGGTGCGGAAACCGAAATCCTGCGCGGCCCCAACATCGTGGCGCTGGAAAAGTTCGAGGCCCTGCCCGAGACCATCGAGGCGGACGTGCTGCTCAAGGTCGGCGACAACATCACCACGGACCACATCCTGCCTGCCGGGCCGCAGATCACGGCCCTGCGTTCCAACATTCCTGCCATCAGCGAATACATCTTCAGTCGCGTGGATCAGGAATTCGTGGGCCGCATCAAGGCTGCGGGCAAGGGCGTGATCCTTGGCGGCGAAAACTACGGGCAGGGGTCCAGCCGCGAACATGCGGCGCTCGGTCCCCGGCATCTCGGCGTAAAGGCCGTGCTGGTCAAGTCCCTGGCCCGCATTCATCGCGCCAACCTCATCAACTTCGGCATCCTGCCGCTGCTTCTGGTCGATCCCTCGGATTACGACAGACTGGAGCAGGGCAGCGGCCTGACCATTCCGGCCTCGGCCATCGAGCCGGGCGGCGTGGTGGACATTCTCGTCAATACCGGGGAATCCATACAGGCAACAAATGATTTGACCAAAAAGGAACTGGCGATTATCCAATCTGGTGGTCTGCTGAATGCAGTCCGCCAAGGCAGGGATCAGTAA
- a CDS encoding chorismate mutase — MMEHNPNGGPGKTEVIAQHRFNDVADLDAKLLGLLEKRSYLLKREGAWRKSRNKSLVDPKLEKQLRAAFEKEAGKLGLDAKLAKTLFSLFNQFALADKRSVVSEDGYKLAPRREPVSASIAGPRSFVLTRLWQAMAASVGAETLLAPVTLNAPNKDMAKALKQAAGKVSWDDEEIRLDSGDGLVFEDAMVFVGEDTLNFYLLLALALGHAGRCKFSGKPLLQLLDIAPMNRILPRLGARIVPMNPNNPGLPARLECGGVMDEEVSLPAEVDPDFAAALTLAAWSYAGGLVITDIPAKAIPAVSQAVSVLTACGIEAELDGNTCRVSDGVPEVPEAPEIPLDLELASVLLAIPAFSGGEITVNGPWPSSAEGDLVLEELEKLGLEIIREPGRIAARMEGELPKSASIALGNVPGLYPLALAFGLGCGAAELLGKAPEEALEILDRLGVPYTEEEDKLCLQPGQGTWEYGWASPDPSWSLAAALIAYRHPGILLDNHGEVTRFWPEFWNFYNSLPTGKMKPKPVKEETASVKRRRIKVRF; from the coding sequence ATGATGGAACACAATCCCAATGGCGGCCCCGGGAAGACCGAGGTCATTGCCCAGCATCGATTCAATGACGTTGCCGATCTGGATGCCAAGCTTCTCGGCCTGCTTGAGAAACGCAGCTATCTGCTCAAGCGCGAGGGCGCATGGCGCAAGTCCCGCAACAAGTCCCTTGTGGACCCCAAGCTGGAAAAGCAGCTTCGCGCGGCCTTTGAAAAAGAGGCCGGAAAGCTCGGCCTTGACGCCAAGCTCGCCAAAACCCTTTTCTCCCTTTTCAATCAATTCGCGCTCGCGGACAAACGCTCGGTGGTTTCCGAGGACGGGTACAAGCTCGCTCCCCGTCGCGAACCCGTGTCCGCGTCCATTGCCGGACCGCGTTCCTTTGTCCTGACCCGGCTGTGGCAGGCCATGGCCGCCAGCGTTGGCGCGGAAACCCTGCTTGCGCCGGTCACGCTCAACGCCCCGAACAAGGACATGGCCAAGGCCCTGAAACAGGCTGCGGGCAAGGTTTCCTGGGACGACGAGGAAATCCGTCTGGATTCCGGCGACGGCCTCGTGTTCGAGGATGCCATGGTTTTCGTGGGCGAAGACACCTTGAATTTCTATCTGCTTCTGGCCCTTGCCCTCGGCCATGCCGGACGGTGCAAGTTCTCGGGCAAGCCGTTGCTTCAGCTTCTGGACATCGCTCCCATGAACAGGATTCTGCCCCGCCTCGGTGCACGCATCGTGCCCATGAACCCGAACAATCCCGGGCTTCCGGCCCGTCTGGAATGCGGTGGCGTCATGGACGAGGAAGTTTCCCTCCCGGCCGAGGTGGACCCGGATTTCGCGGCCGCTCTGACTCTGGCCGCCTGGTCCTATGCCGGAGGTCTGGTCATCACCGACATCCCGGCCAAGGCCATTCCGGCCGTGTCCCAGGCCGTGAGCGTGCTCACCGCCTGCGGCATCGAAGCCGAACTGGACGGCAACACCTGCCGCGTGTCCGACGGCGTTCCCGAGGTGCCCGAGGCTCCCGAGATTCCTCTGGATCTGGAACTGGCTTCGGTGCTGCTCGCCATCCCTGCGTTCAGCGGCGGCGAGATCACGGTCAACGGTCCGTGGCCTTCCTCTGCCGAGGGCGATCTCGTGCTTGAGGAACTGGAAAAGCTGGGGCTGGAGATCATCCGTGAACCCGGCCGCATTGCCGCGCGCATGGAGGGCGAACTGCCCAAGTCCGCGTCCATTGCACTGGGCAACGTGCCGGGCCTGTATCCGCTGGCTCTGGCCTTCGGCCTTGGCTGCGGCGCTGCCGAACTGCTCGGCAAGGCCCCGGAGGAGGCTCTGGAAATTCTGGATCGCCTTGGCGTGCCCTATACCGAGGAAGAGGACAAGCTTTGTCTTCAGCCCGGTCAGGGTACCTGGGAATACGGCTGGGCCAGCCCGGATCCGTCCTGGTCCCTTGCCGCCGCGCTCATCGCCTACAGGCATCCCGGCATTCTTTTGGACAACCACGGCGAGGTGACTCGCTTCTGGCCCGAATTCTGGAATTTCTACAATTCCCTGCCCACGGGCAAGATGAAGCCCAAACCCGTGAAAGAGGAGACCGCCAGTGTCAAACGGCGCAGAATCAAAGTCCGCTTCTGA
- the sat gene encoding sulfate adenylyltransferase, which yields MSKLVPPHGGKGLVKCLLEGAEREAELKKAEGLKTIDISDRAKGDLIMMGIGGFSPLNGFMGRADWKGVCEKFLMADGTFWPIPVTLDTNDEDVKEGDEIALKAKDGIIYATMKVTEKFEMTEADKKWECENVYKGHGEDSADDKFWEVAMEDHPGVKMVMAQGKYNLAGTVKVLSEGNYAERFPGVYLTPEQIRAEMEKRGWSNVAALQLRNPMHRSHEFLAKIAVEVCDGVVIHSLIGNLKPGDIPGAVRVKCIQTLIENYFVKENVINAGYPLDMRYAGPREGLLHATFRQNYGINNMLIGRDHAGVGDFYGLFEAQEIFDRIPYTTEEERCNVEPGKALLCKPMKIDWTFYCYKCDGMASMRTCPHGKEDRVILSGTKLRKGLSEGTPIPDHFGREEVLDILRDYYANLTEKVEVKMQKAASGADMK from the coding sequence ATGTCCAAATTGGTTCCCCCTCATGGTGGTAAGGGTCTTGTCAAGTGCCTGCTCGAAGGCGCCGAGCGCGAAGCAGAGCTGAAGAAGGCTGAAGGTCTGAAGACCATTGACATCTCCGATCGTGCCAAGGGCGACCTGATCATGATGGGTATCGGCGGTTTCTCTCCGCTGAACGGTTTCATGGGCCGCGCCGACTGGAAGGGCGTTTGCGAGAAGTTCCTGATGGCCGACGGCACCTTCTGGCCCATCCCGGTCACCCTGGATACCAATGACGAAGACGTCAAGGAAGGCGACGAGATCGCTCTGAAGGCCAAGGATGGCATCATCTACGCCACCATGAAGGTCACCGAGAAGTTCGAGATGACCGAGGCCGACAAGAAATGGGAATGCGAGAACGTGTACAAGGGCCACGGCGAAGATTCCGCTGACGACAAGTTCTGGGAAGTCGCCATGGAAGATCACCCGGGCGTCAAGATGGTCATGGCTCAGGGCAAGTACAACCTGGCCGGTACCGTCAAGGTTCTGTCCGAAGGCAACTACGCCGAGCGTTTCCCGGGCGTCTACCTGACCCCCGAGCAGATTCGCGCCGAAATGGAAAAGCGTGGCTGGTCCAACGTTGCCGCTCTGCAGCTCCGCAACCCCATGCACCGCTCTCACGAGTTCCTGGCCAAGATCGCCGTGGAAGTCTGCGACGGCGTCGTGATCCACTCCCTGATCGGCAACCTGAAGCCCGGCGACATCCCGGGAGCCGTCCGCGTGAAGTGCATCCAGACCCTGATCGAAAACTACTTCGTGAAGGAAAACGTGATCAACGCCGGCTACCCGCTGGACATGCGTTACGCCGGTCCCCGCGAAGGCCTGCTGCACGCCACCTTCCGCCAGAACTACGGCATCAACAACATGCTGATCGGCCGTGACCACGCTGGCGTGGGCGACTTCTACGGTCTGTTCGAGGCTCAGGAAATCTTCGATCGCATCCCGTACACCACCGAGGAAGAGCGCTGCAACGTCGAGCCCGGCAAGGCTCTGCTCTGCAAGCCCATGAAGATCGACTGGACCTTCTACTGCTACAAGTGCGACGGCATGGCTTCCATGCGTACCTGCCCGCACGGCAAGGAAGACCGCGTGATCCTGTCCGGCACCAAGCTGCGCAAGGGTCTGTCCGAAGGCACTCCGATTCCGGATCACTTCGGCCGTGAGGAAGTCCTCGACATCCTGCGCGACTACTATGCCAACCTGACCGAAAAGGTCGAAGTCAAGATGCAGAAGGCCGCTTCCGGCGCGGACATGAAATAA
- the aprB gene encoding adenylyl-sulfate reductase subunit beta, translated as MPTFVNPEKCDGCKGGEKTACMYICPNDLMILDPEEMRAYNQEPSACWECYSCVKICPQGAIEARPYADFAPMGGTSIPMRSAEDIMWTIKFRNGSVKRFKFPIRTTPEGSIKPFEGKPEPGDLDSELLFTETELVAPKEALSKKFEVSDADLSRVWAAGQTEI; from the coding sequence ATGCCGACCTTTGTCAATCCGGAAAAATGTGACGGCTGCAAGGGTGGCGAGAAGACCGCTTGCATGTACATTTGCCCCAACGATTTGATGATCCTGGATCCCGAAGAAATGCGGGCCTACAACCAGGAACCTTCCGCATGTTGGGAATGCTACTCCTGCGTGAAAATCTGCCCCCAGGGCGCCATTGAAGCCCGTCCCTACGCTGACTTCGCTCCCATGGGCGGCACCTCCATCCCCATGCGTTCCGCCGAGGACATCATGTGGACCATCAAGTTCCGCAACGGTAGCGTCAAGCGGTTCAAGTTCCCCATCCGCACCACCCCTGAAGGCTCCATCAAGCCTTTCGAGGGCAAGCCCGAACCTGGCGATCTCGACAGCGAGCTGCTCTTCACCGAGACCGAGCTGGTCGCCCCGAAGGAAGCTCTGTCCAAGAAGTTCGAGGTATCCGACGCCGATCTGAGCCGTGTCTGGGCCGCTGGCCAGACCGAGATCTAG